Sequence from the Egibacter rhizosphaerae genome:
GGCCTCCCCTCCGAGGTGTTGCCCGCGAACTGGCAGGGCGAGACGGCGGCGCGCCTGTTCGACACCCTGCTGGAGCGCCTCGAGAAGCCCGCCCGCCTGCACGTCGAGCGGGTCATCAACGCGGCGAGGTAGGCGGGACCCTCGACGCGACGTGACTCACGGCTCGGCCGGCGGCACGACCGCGACGCCCATCAGCTCGACGAGCGCGTCCTCGTCGAACAGGCGAGCCACCCCGAACAGCCCCATCGCCGGGTAGTGGCGCCCAAAATGGGCGCGCCAGACCCCCCCGAGGTCGCGCAGGCGCGCGCGATAGGCCTCGACGTCGGTGACGAACAGCTGCAGCGACACCAGGTGGTGGGGTTCGCCACCGGCCGCGGCGAGGGCGCGCAGGAGGTTGCCGGCCGCGCGGTCGAGCTGGGCGACGATGTCCTCGCCCTCGAGGCCCCCGTCCGGGTTGAGCGCGGTCTGCCCGGCCAGGTACACGGTGCGCCCGGCCGCCGGCACGACCGCGTGCGCGAACCCGGCGGCCGCAGCGTTGCCCGGCACGTCCGTGATGAGCCGGTGCGTGTGACCGGGGCGTCCGGCCCCGGGGGGCTCGGGGGCCCCGTGGGTCTCGGGAGGCTCGCCGTGGGCGGGGTCGCTGGTGCTCATCGTCCGCGCCATTCGGGGGATCGACCCTCCTGCCACGCTCGGGCGAACTCGGCGTGGTCCTCCGCGCCCATCAGCAGGGCCTGGGTCATGGCCTCGGTCTCGATCGCCGCGGACAACCCCATGTCGAGCTCGCGCGTGAGCAGGGACTTCGTGGCCGCGTGCGCCATCGCCGGGCCGTCGGCCAGCTGCCGGGCGAGCGCCCCGGCCTCGTCGGCGAGCAGCTCGTCGTCGACGAGTCGGGTGACCAGGCCGTAGCGCTCGGCGGT
This genomic interval carries:
- a CDS encoding RidA family protein, which codes for MSTSDPAHGEPPETHGAPEPPGAGRPGHTHRLITDVPGNAAAAGFAHAVVPAAGRTVYLAGQTALNPDGGLEGEDIVAQLDRAAGNLLRALAAAGGEPHHLVSLQLFVTDVEAYRARLRDLGGVWRAHFGRHYPAMGLFGVARLFDEDALVELMGVAVVPPAEP